The proteins below come from a single Candidatus Coatesbacteria bacterium genomic window:
- a CDS encoding tetratricopeptide repeat protein encodes MRYFKPILVAALLGLVVAAGAIDLFRVLNAEDLLEEGIAYFEAGEYDKAEAKFKSAAVELPEGSESYYWLGRTFAARGQYDEALNYYDYCLELEPANVEALQEAGGLAMQLGRFEDALPYLRRLVDVTPEDPAVYSNLGLTYLGLKQYDKAETQFLTAVDLEADLARAYDGLGMVYDARGQLTAAEDAFKTALEYDDDRIETLFHLGVIYHKQGLRSEAVRYYNKTIEADPDSPLAGAAAQQIEALDGDF; translated from the coding sequence ATGCGCTATTTCAAGCCGATCTTAGTCGCCGCCCTGCTCGGTCTGGTCGTCGCCGCCGGGGCCATTGATCTGTTCCGCGTCCTCAACGCCGAGGATCTCCTCGAGGAAGGCATCGCCTACTTCGAGGCCGGTGAATACGATAAAGCCGAGGCCAAGTTCAAGTCCGCCGCCGTCGAGCTGCCCGAAGGCTCCGAGAGCTACTACTGGCTGGGCCGGACATTCGCCGCCCGCGGACAGTACGACGAGGCCCTCAACTACTACGATTACTGCCTCGAGCTCGAGCCCGCCAACGTCGAAGCCTTGCAGGAGGCCGGCGGTCTGGCCATGCAGCTCGGCCGTTTCGAGGACGCCCTGCCCTACCTGCGGCGCCTCGTCGACGTCACACCGGAGGACCCGGCGGTCTACTCCAACCTCGGTCTGACCTATCTGGGCCTCAAACAGTACGACAAGGCCGAGACCCAGTTCCTGACCGCCGTCGACCTCGAGGCCGACCTGGCTCGGGCCTACGACGGATTGGGGATGGTCTATGACGCCCGGGGCCAACTGACCGCCGCCGAGGACGCCTTCAAGACCGCCCTCGAATACGACGACGACCGTATCGAGACCCTCTTCCACCTCGGGGTGATCTACCATAAGCAGGGCCTGCGCTCCGAGGCCGTTCGCTACTACAACAAGACCATCGAGGCCGATCCCGACAGCCCCCTGGCCGGCGCCGCGGCGCAGCAAATCGAGGCCCTCGACGGGGATTTTTAG